In a genomic window of Mycolicibacter heraklionensis:
- the mce gene encoding methylmalonyl-CoA epimerase, whose translation MTTESVADPCEVRPALASALVTAIDHVGIAVPDLEVAKKWYHDQLGMIVLHEEVNEEQGIVEAMLAVRGAPVGSAQIQLMAPIDESSTIAKFLDKRGPGLQQLAYRTSDIDVLSDRLREQGMRLLYEAPRRGTSNSRINFIHPKDAGGVLVELVEPAADAEAH comes from the coding sequence ATGACGACCGAATCCGTCGCTGACCCTTGTGAGGTGCGCCCCGCCCTGGCCTCGGCCTTGGTGACGGCGATCGATCACGTCGGTATCGCGGTCCCGGACCTGGAAGTGGCCAAGAAGTGGTACCACGACCAGCTCGGGATGATCGTGCTGCACGAAGAGGTCAACGAGGAGCAGGGCATCGTCGAAGCGATGCTTGCGGTGCGCGGCGCCCCGGTCGGCAGCGCCCAGATCCAGTTGATGGCGCCGATCGACGAGTCGTCGACCATCGCCAAGTTCCTGGACAAGCGCGGCCCCGGTCTGCAGCAGCTGGCCTACCGCACCAGCGACATCGACGTGCTGTCCGACCGGTTGCGTGAGCAGGGCATGCGACTGCTCTACGAGGCACCGCGGCGCGGCACGTCGAACTCGCGAATCAACTTCATCCACCCCAAGGACGCCGGCGGGGTGCTGGTCGAGCTGGTCGAGCCGGCCGCGGACGCGGAAGCGCACTGA